One genomic window of Peromyscus maniculatus bairdii isolate BWxNUB_F1_BW_parent chromosome 2, HU_Pman_BW_mat_3.1, whole genome shotgun sequence includes the following:
- the LOC102904644 gene encoding selection and upkeep of intraepithelial T-cells protein 1-like, with the protein MGSTGLCFYGHCVVMFLLQMITPSSEQFTVTGSEGPVLVPLGRTLELSCQLSPPQNAQHMEIRWFRNHYTQPVHLYRDGKDLHGETTSKYVERTELLKDAIGEGIVTLRILSVTVDDDGPYHCVFKDGDFYEEHITEVKVTAVNLRVQIHLHPPNTKGLIVECHSGGWFPRPLIEWRDDRGKVIPAASKSHSQDGDKLFIMNTTLLVKDSSSQKVICCFQNPLTGQEQRTSVVLSDAFFSWNKIWKTILGIILSVMVFSIMVSSSQLCYRHKVCICSWYTCAAPWVIGILIMVFSVSIVIGVMLWMHKKERVPVSDAHFELDTLWLEDISVILCTLMVSATMLISYVYFRLRETVEPEN; encoded by the exons ATGGGATCTACAGGATTATGTTTCTACGGACACTGTGTTGTCATGTTCCTTCTTCAGATGATCACACCAAGCTCAG AGCAGTTCACAGTGACTGGTTCAGAGGGTCCAGTCTTGGTTCCACTGGGTAGAACCCTGGAACTCAGTTGTCAGTTGTCTCCACCACAAAATGCACAGCACATGGAGATACGCTGGTTCCGGAACCATTATACACAGCCAGTACACTTGTACAGGGATGGTAAAGACCTGCATGGAGAAACTACCTCTAAGTATGTGGAGAGGACAGAACTCCTGAAAGATGCCATTGGAGAAGGGATAGTGACCCTCAGGATCCTTAGCGTGACTGTTGATGATGATGGTCCTTACCATTGTGTCTTCAAAGATGGCGATTTTTATGAAGAGCACATAACAGAGGTCAAGGTCACAG CTGTAAACTTGCGGGTACAGATCCACCTGCATCCTCCTAATACCAAAGGTTTAATAGTGGAGTGTCACTCTGGAGGTTGGTTCCCACGGCCTCTCATAGAATGGAGAGATGACAGAGGAAAGGTCATTCCAGCTGCTTCAAAATCTCATTCACAGGATGGAGACAAACTGTTCATTATGAACACTACCCTTCTCGTTAAAGACAGCTCCTCCCAGAAAGTCATTTGCTGCTTTCAGAACCCTCTGACAGGCCAAGAGCAAAGGACAAGTGTTGTCCTATCAG ATGCATTTTTTTCATGGAATAAGATTTGGAAAACAATTCTGGGCATAATATTATCTGTGATGGTGTTCTCTATAATGGTTTCCAGTTCTCAGCTATGTTACAGAC ACAAAGTTTGCATCT GTAGCTGGTACACCTGCGCTGCTCCTTGGGTGATAGGCATATTGATAATGGTGTTTTCAGTATCGATTGTCATAGGAGTCATGTTGTGGATgcataagaaagaaagag TTCCTGTTTCAGATGCACATTTTGAATTGGATACTTTGTGGTTGGAAGATATAAGCGTCATTCTATGTACACTGATGGTTTCTGCTACCATGCTCATTTCTTATGTATACTTCAGATTGAGAG AGACTGTTGAACCTGAAAATTGA